Within the Nitrososphaerales archaeon genome, the region CATGGCAAAAGTGTTGGGATCGGGCCTGAGGACCATGTCAGATTCATGAATTTCAGTAAAGCCGCGTATTGACGAACCATCGAGCTTTGGCATTCCATCCTCGATGGAACTTTCATCTAACATGGAAGCGTTAACAGTCGTATGGTGAAACCTGCCCAACAAACCTGTGAACTGCAGATCAAGAAATTTGATGTCCTCATCCTTGATTCTCTTAAGAACCTCAACAGTGCTGTACTTGATTTGTATAGGCTCCCCACCAGCCCATCTGTATGGCATATGACGTATGCGTCAACACTTGCTATTTAAATTATAGCGTAATTATTTAACCTAGTGCGTGAACATACTTAATAATATCCATGGGCAATCTGCATCATGTCCAGTTGGCTAGATGTTAAAACTTTGTACAATGCACTTTGTAGGGAAATAGAGAATGAAACTATTCAGTACGTAGAACCTAATGCATATCGCGATATAGCAAATATGTTGAGTAGCTTAAAGGGGCAGGGGTACGATGGTATTGAGGCCAAAGTAAAGGATGTTCTTACACTAATGATAAGCGAGATGGTAACACTGTTAATACGTATACGTTTGGACAAGATCAAGAATAACAGTACTAATTATTCTAACTTAACAGATGAGGAACAGTTTATAGTTGCGGCGAAGAAGAACCTTAACCTGTGTTTTGATCAGGTATTATCTGCAGTATTGGATGGAAGGGTAATGGCACTTGAGGGCATATCAATGAGGGTCAAAACTATGCATGTACTGCTTCGTTTTCTAAGACCTATGGAATCCATGCTAGGTGTTGATGATAAGAGATACGGACCTTTTCAAGAGGAGGACATAGCCATCTTGCCATTTGAAAATGCCAAACCGTTGATAGAAAAGGGTATTGTTATAGAGCTTCCATGGCTCGACGAGTAAAGAAAATATTCTACAGCATTACATGGAATTCATGGCACACTTGCCGATAGACGTTACGACACATCTTTTACTTGCACTCTATCCTGCAGCTGCTATATTCATGATAGAGTTAGGCGGTAGATATGTAAAAATACCGTCGTACAAAAGGTACGTACTGCAGGGAATCTCATCAATCGCATTTGCTGTAGCTTACATTACTGTTATAGAAGGAACCGGTCTTGCCATAATCCTGCTTGTACTTGGACCGGTGCTATTTCTGCATGGGAAACGCGTAAAAGAGAATCCTACTATACGTTAGCTCTCCTGTCTTCTATTCACCCTGTTGTTCGTTTCTATAAGACTATCTATACCAAAACCATCGATCCATTCTAGAAATTCCCTTTCCGCATCCTCCGGAGTCTTGTCTGGATTAGCTTTGAGAAATTTCTGAGTATATTTTACTTTCATCCACATATAGCCAAGCTCGTCATGGTCAGTAGACATTCCTCACAGCTATATGAGCGTGCATACTATATAAATGATCAAAGAGCCCTTCAAATTTTTACAAACTTAATACAACAATTTATGATTTTGTAAAAATAATGGTGGATGTAACGTCTCTGCTCAAACTTCGTAGTCCCTAGGTGAAGGAAGTGTAGCCAGATAGTACATGAATCCTAGTATTCCCCCATAGATGACGTGCATACCTATAGAGCCTGCCAGAATTTGGGAGGAAACATCAAGCAGGCGAGGTTGGTTCAACATAGATGCAATTTCTGGCAATGCTGGTTGGACTGCGAAAAATGTTATTGGCAAGAACAGAACTGCCCAAGACACAATTCCTGTGATTATCGCAAGGCCGAACTTCTTTGGTGCCGATGTATTTCTGAAAGGCCCTACTACAGTTGTAATATATCCGAACAGCAGTCCTATGACAGTTCCAGTAATCAGATGAAGTGCAAATCCAACCCATATAGCACCGGTTATACTTGTTCCAAGTATTAGTCCTATTACGCTGTAAAACGTTCCTGCCTCTAGGCGCAATAGCAAATCCACGGCAAATATCAGTCCGAGAATAGCCCATGAAGCTATGTGTCCAGCTATCAGTCCATACTTCACATTTCTTCTAACATCAGTAATGCCTACCCTTTCTACAGTCATACTATCATATACACCGACGTGATATTTACGTTTTCTGAAAACTTCATAAAAATGGTAGTGCTTCTATCTACTTCTTGAATTTCCTTCCAAGTTTTTTGAAAATATTGTCATGTCTACCAATACCCTTTCCCCTCACGACCTTCTTTTCACCGAACTTCTTTGTCCTTATAAGATGCAACTTCACACATCTGTGATTTTCAGGCAACCTGTGTTCCGGGCAGAACTTGTCCTTGCAGTAATTGCATTCAAAAGGCATATCGACCTCCAAACCACAGTAATAACACGAATCCATGTGCGTGA harbors:
- a CDS encoding AN1-type zinc finger protein gives rise to the protein MDSCYYCGLEVDMPFECNYCKDKFCPEHRLPENHRCVKLHLIRTKKFGEKKVVRGKGIGRHDNIFKKLGRKFKK